One Alteromonas sp. KC3 DNA segment encodes these proteins:
- a CDS encoding exo-beta-N-acetylmuramidase NamZ family protein translates to MLNKHNIRQLRWGLWVCFTLFITASCSSNNLVKSTHVASTAKPIVGAQQFDTYLPLLTNKRVALVVNQSALIETDIENPHTTAKPNRVHLLDALLQQGVNVRAVMSPEHGFRGNKGAGEKVESAVDSKTGLPIYSLYGKTKKPTAEMLRGIDTLVFDIQDVGVRFYTYLSTLHYVLEAAHEHNIDVIVLDRPNPNGRFVDGPVLESPFSSFVGMHPIPVLHGMTLGELAQMMLGEQWVKVSTRSTSSLTVVPVKHYSRYQMYSLPVAPSPNLPNDEAIRLYPTLCFFEGTDVSVGRGTHYPFQLIGHPSVPLGKAKVPVTANNAAPFPKHNNTLLNAHILINANDTQTAPLIEGLDIAFLVNTYHHFITSNRADDTFFTRPDFFDKLAGTNTFRMMIEEGKTPREIRESWQEKVAIFKQKRKPYLLYPE, encoded by the coding sequence ATGTTGAATAAACACAACATTCGCCAACTTAGATGGGGCTTGTGGGTGTGCTTCACCCTGTTTATTACCGCAAGTTGTAGCAGCAATAACCTTGTTAAATCAACGCACGTTGCTAGCACCGCTAAGCCAATAGTCGGTGCTCAGCAGTTTGACACTTACCTGCCCTTACTGACAAACAAACGTGTTGCGTTAGTGGTTAATCAAAGTGCGCTGATAGAAACAGATATTGAAAATCCACATACCACGGCAAAGCCCAACAGGGTGCATTTGCTAGACGCTTTATTACAACAAGGTGTAAACGTGCGCGCGGTTATGTCACCAGAGCATGGTTTTCGTGGTAATAAAGGTGCAGGTGAAAAAGTTGAAAGTGCAGTCGATAGCAAAACTGGCTTACCCATTTACTCGCTGTATGGCAAAACGAAAAAGCCTACCGCAGAAATGTTGCGCGGCATTGATACCTTGGTGTTTGATATTCAAGATGTAGGCGTTCGATTTTACACCTATCTAAGCACGCTACATTATGTTTTAGAAGCGGCGCATGAGCACAATATTGATGTTATTGTGCTAGATAGACCCAACCCCAACGGAAGGTTTGTTGACGGACCTGTATTGGAAAGCCCTTTCTCTTCATTCGTGGGCATGCACCCCATACCCGTGTTGCACGGTATGACCCTTGGCGAATTAGCTCAAATGATGTTGGGAGAACAATGGGTCAAAGTTTCCACTCGCAGTACATCATCGCTTACTGTAGTGCCTGTGAAGCATTACTCTAGGTATCAAATGTACTCGCTTCCTGTTGCACCCAGTCCAAACCTACCTAACGATGAGGCCATTCGCTTATACCCCACATTGTGTTTTTTTGAAGGCACAGATGTAAGTGTAGGTCGCGGTACACACTATCCATTTCAGCTTATTGGTCACCCCTCTGTGCCGTTAGGTAAAGCAAAGGTGCCTGTTACTGCCAATAACGCAGCGCCTTTTCCTAAGCACAACAATACACTTTTGAATGCCCACATACTGATAAATGCAAATGACACGCAAACTGCCCCACTGATTGAAGGGCTTGATATCGCATTTTTGGTTAACACATATCACCACTTTATAACGAGCAATCGAGCGGACGACACCTTTTTCACTCGACCTGATTTTTTCGATAAGTTAGCAGGCACTAACACCTTTCGAATGATGATCGAAGAAGGAAAAACACCCCGTGAAATTCGGGAAAGTTGGCAAGAAAAAGTGGCGATTTTTAAGCAAAAAAGAAAGCCCTATTTGCTTTATCCGGAGTAA